In one Heterodontus francisci isolate sHetFra1 chromosome 16, sHetFra1.hap1, whole genome shotgun sequence genomic region, the following are encoded:
- the LOC137378341 gene encoding uncharacterized protein — MFKIFTRRFIELVGGAWCTPLGYWPPALTSPHPRLLAPCSLLCPPSVTGPLLSPHPTLGYWPPAPSSAHPRLLAPCSHLTPPSVTGPLLPPLPTLGYWPPALTSPHPRLLAPCSLLCPPSVTGHLLSPHPTLGYWPPAPSSAHPRLLAPCSLLCPPSVTSPLLSPPPTLGYWPPALSSAHPRLLAPYSLLCPPSVTGPLLSPLPALGYWPLLSPHSTLGYWPLLSPHSTLGYWPPALTSPYPRLLAPCSHISLPPVTGPLLSPLPTLGYWPPALISPHPRLLAPCSHLPTLDYWPPALISPYPRLLAPALTSPYPRLLAPCSHLSPPSITGPLLSSPHPRLLAPCSHLSLPSVTGPLLSSLPTLDYWPPALISPHPRLLAPCSHLSLPSVTGPLLSSLPTLDYWPPALTSPYPRLLAPCSHLSPPSVTGPVLSPVPGLSYSADTLRGKLKQ, encoded by the exons ATGTTCAAGATTTTCACACGTAGA TTCATTGAATTGGTGGGTGGAGCCTGGTGCACACCCCTCGGTTACTGGCCCCCTGctctcacctccccccaccctcggTTACTGGCCCCCTGCTCCCTCCTCTGCCCACCCTCGGTTACTGGCCCCCTGCTCTCACCTCACCCCACCCTCGGTTACTGGCCCCCTGCTCCCTCCTCTGCCCACCCTCGGTTACTGGCCCCCTGCTCTCACCTCACCCCACCCTCGGTTACTGGCCCCCTGCTCCCTCCTCTGCCCACCCTCGGTTACTGGCCCCCTGCTCTCACCTCACCCCACCCTCGGTTACTGGCCCCCTGCTCCCTCCTCTGCCCACCCTCGGTTACTGGCCACCTGCTCTCACCTCACCCCACCCTCGGTTACTGGCCCCCTGCTCCCTCCTCTGCCCACCCTCGGTTACTGGCCCCCTGCTCTCTCCTCTGCCCACCCTCGGTTACTAGCCCCCTGctctcacctccccccaccctcggTTACTGGCCCCCTGCTCTCTCCTCTGCCCACCCTCGGTTACTGGCCCCCTACTCTCTCCTCTGCCCACCCTCGGTTACTGGCCCCCTACTTTCTCCTCTGCCCGCCCTCGGTTACTGGCCCCTGCTCTCACCTCACTCCACCCTCGGTTACTGGCCCCTGCTCTCACCTCACTCCACCCTCGGTTACTGGCCCCCTGCTCTCACCTCTCCCTACCCTCGGTTACTGGCCCCCTGCTCTCACATCTCCCTACCCCCGGTTACTGGCCCCCTGCTCTCACCTCTCCCTACCCTCGGTTACtggccccctgctctcatctctcccCACCCTCGATTACtggccccctgctctcatctccccACCCTCGATTACtggccccctgctctcatctctcccTACCCTCGGTTACTGGCCCCTGCTCTCACCTCTCCCTACCCTCGGTTACtggccccctgctctcatctctcccCACCCTCGATTACtggccccctgctctcatctccccACCCTCGATTACtggccccctgctctcatctctcccTACCCTCGGTTACtggccccctgctctcatctctcccCACCCTCGATTACtggccccctgctctcatctctcccCACCCTCGATTACTGGCCCCCTGCTCTCACCTCTCCCTACCCTCGGTTACtggccccctgctctcatctctcccCACCCTCGATTACTGGCCCCCTGCCCTCACCTCTCCCTACCCTCGGTTACtggccccctgctctcatctctcccCACCCTCGGTTACTGGCCCCGTGCTCTCACCAGTGCCCGGCCTCAGTTACTCGGCTGACACCCTAAGAGGAAAGTTGAAGCAGTGA